One window from the genome of Microcebus murinus isolate Inina chromosome X, M.murinus_Inina_mat1.0, whole genome shotgun sequence encodes:
- the LOC105856743 gene encoding DDB1- and CUL4-associated factor 12-like protein 2, translating into MAPQQTGSRKRKAPAVEAGAGSSSSHGAAADGEGPLLPKKQKRPATRRSLLHYLRGREVGAGDRAGLRGFEGELSSYAVQRLPELLTERQLALGTLNKVFASQWLNARQVVCGTKCNTLFVVDVQSGHITRIPLLRDRVAGLGRAQPGCGIHAIELNPSKTLLATGGENPNSLAIYQLPTLDPVCLGDRHGHKDWIFAIAWLSDTVAVSGSRDGTVALWRLHPDMFHGNITWHNDLGLPVYSHIHPMDVEAIPRASTNPSNRKVRALAFSGKNQELGAVSLDGYFHLWKARSTLSRLLSLRLPYCRENVCLNYCDELSLYAVGSQSHVSFLDPRQRQQNIRPMCSREGGTGVRSLSFYQHIITVGTGHGSLLFYDIRAQKFLEERALASPDASPGCAGRKLKLTCGRGWLNQDDLWVNYFGGIGEFPNALYTHCYNWPEMKLFVAGGPLPSGLHGNYAGLWS; encoded by the coding sequence ATGGCCCCGCAGCAAACAGGTAGCAGGAAGCGGAAAGCGCCCGCGGTCGAAGCTGGCGCCGGGAGCTCGTCCTCTCATGGGGCGGCAGCGGACGGAGAGGGGCCGCTGCTGCCCAAGAAGCAGAAGCGGCCGGCGACACGTCGCTCGCTGTTGCACTACCTGAGGGGCCGCGAGGTGGGCGCGGGGGACCGCGCGGGGCTCCGGGGCTTCGAGGGCGAGCTGAGCAGCTACGCGGTACAGAGGCTGCCGGAGCTGCTGACAGAGCGCCAGCTGGCCCTGGGCACCCTCAACAAGGTGTTCGCGTCGCAGTGGCTGAACGCCAGGCAGGTAGTGTGCGGCACCAAGTGTAACACGCTTTTCGTGGTGGACGTGCAGTCGGGCCACATCACACGCATCCCCCTGCTGCGGGACAGGGTGGCAGGGCTAGGCCGGGCCCAGCCGGGTTGCGGCATTCATGCCATCGAGCTGAATCCCTCCAAGACCCTTCTGGCCACCGGGGGCGAAAACCCCAACAGCCTGGCCATCTACCAGCTGCCCACCCTGGACCCCGTGTGCCTGGGCGACCGCCACGGCCACAAGGACTGGATCTTCGCCATCGCCTGGCTGAGTGACACCGTGGCCGTGAGCGGCTCTCGCGACGGCACTGTGGCGCTCTGGCGGCTGCACCCGGACATGTTCCACGGCAACATTACCTGGCACAACGATTTGGGGCTCCCCGTGTACTCCCACATCCATCCGATGGACGTGGAGGCCATCCCCAGGGCCAGCACCAACCCCAGTAACCGCAAAGTGCGAGCGCTGGCCTTCAGTGGCAAGAACCAGGAGCTGGGAGCGGTGTCCCTGGATGGCTACTTCCACCTGTGGAAAGCCCGGAGCACCCTGTCCAGGTTACTGTCGCTCAGGCTGCCCTACTGCCGAGAGAATGTGTGCCTGAACTACTGCGATGAGTTGTCCCTGTACGCTGTGGGCTCCCAGTCTCATGTCTCCTTCCTGGATCCACGCCAGCGTCAGCAGAACATCCGGCCCATGTGCTCTCGAGAGGGTGGCACGGGAGTGCGTTCCCTGAGCTTCTATCAGCACATCATCACTGTGGGCACAGGCCATGGCTCCCTGCTCTTCTATGATATACGTGCCCAGAAGTTCCTGGAGGAGAGGGCCTTGGCCAGCCCAGACGCCTCACCAGGGTGTGCAGGGAGGAAGCTCAAGCTCACTTGTGGCAGAGGCTGGCTCAACCAGGATGACCTTTGGGTGAACTACTTTGGGGGCATTGGGGAGTTCCCCAATGCTCTCTACACCCACTGCTACAACTGGCCTGAGATGAAGCTCTTTGTGGCTGGGGGGCCTCTCCCTTCAGGTCTCCATGGAAACTACGCAGGCCTCTGGAGCTAA